In Hyalangium gracile, the following are encoded in one genomic region:
- a CDS encoding biotin/lipoyl-binding carrier protein: protein MADVAAHITGTVWKIEVKVGQTVSAGETLVILESMKMEMPVEAPEGGTVKEIRCKESQPVNEGDVLVVLG, encoded by the coding sequence ATGGCGGACGTGGCGGCGCACATCACGGGCACGGTGTGGAAGATCGAGGTGAAGGTGGGGCAGACGGTCTCCGCCGGAGAGACCCTGGTCATCCTCGAGTCCATGAAGATGGAGATGCCGGTGGAGGCCCCCGAGGGCGGCACGGTGAAGGAGATCCGCTGCAAGGAGTCCCAGCCGGTGAACGAGGGTGACGTCCTCGTGGTGCTCGGCTAG
- a CDS encoding enoyl-CoA hydratase/isomerase family protein, producing MQPTVEVEDREGGVRVLTLANPARKNALDDRLLGLLDAALSPPPDVPVRAFLVRGAGGTFCSGYDLTNLGPPTPEGRLPDDALMALLSRLERHPVPSVALVQGAAFGAGFDLACACDFRVGTPETVFCMPAARLGLVYSVDGMARASRLVGPARARALFLTARKLDGATALGWGLLDECAKAAEAEARALALCQTLASHAPLAVAGMKEVFGLVGRPALSDEERAHARALRAQAFGSEDAKEGRAAFLEKRPPRFRGR from the coding sequence ATGCAGCCCACGGTGGAGGTGGAGGACCGCGAGGGCGGCGTCCGCGTGCTGACGCTCGCCAACCCGGCGCGGAAGAACGCGCTGGATGACCGGCTCCTGGGGCTGCTGGACGCGGCGCTCTCCCCGCCGCCGGACGTGCCCGTGCGCGCCTTCCTGGTGCGCGGGGCGGGCGGCACCTTCTGCTCCGGCTACGACTTGACGAACCTGGGGCCGCCCACGCCGGAGGGGCGGCTGCCGGACGATGCGCTGATGGCGCTGCTGTCCCGGCTGGAGCGCCACCCGGTGCCCAGCGTGGCGCTGGTGCAGGGGGCCGCGTTCGGCGCGGGGTTCGACCTGGCGTGCGCCTGTGACTTCCGCGTGGGGACGCCCGAGACGGTGTTCTGCATGCCGGCGGCGCGGCTGGGGCTCGTCTACTCCGTGGACGGGATGGCGCGGGCCTCGCGGCTGGTGGGGCCGGCCCGGGCTCGGGCGCTCTTCCTCACCGCGCGCAAGCTGGACGGAGCGACGGCGCTCGGCTGGGGCCTGCTGGACGAGTGCGCGAAGGCGGCCGAGGCGGAGGCGCGCGCCCTGGCGCTGTGCCAGACGCTGGCCTCGCACGCGCCGCTGGCGGTGGCGGGGATGAAGGAGGTGTTCGGGCTGGTGGGCCGGCCGGCGCTCTCGGACGAGGAGCGGGCGCACGCGCGGGCACTGCGGGCCCAGGCCTTCGGCAGCGAGGACGCCAAGGAGGGCAGGGCGGCGTTCCTCGAGAAACGCCCGCCCCGCTTCCGGGGCCGCTAG
- a CDS encoding response regulator, which produces MQIRILVVDDEQDNCDYLKLVLTREGYEVVTTTDPTQTVEILRGSDFHLVILDMMMPQMSGTEVLDQIRKYDTDVAVIVATAYPTVDTAVASLKAQASDYVKKPMEPEQFITAVRNALQKKGLSQDPEADLHRAIGRVIRDARKTQELTLKQLARRTGLSVSLLSQIERAESSASISSLYKIASALQLRMGELFGDT; this is translated from the coding sequence GTGCAGATTCGCATCCTGGTGGTCGATGACGAGCAGGACAACTGCGACTACCTGAAGCTGGTGCTGACCCGCGAGGGCTATGAGGTCGTCACCACCACGGACCCCACCCAGACGGTGGAGATCCTCCGGGGGTCCGACTTCCACCTCGTCATCCTCGACATGATGATGCCGCAGATGTCCGGCACCGAGGTGCTGGACCAGATCCGGAAGTACGACACGGACGTGGCGGTCATCGTCGCCACGGCATACCCCACGGTGGACACGGCGGTCGCCTCGCTCAAGGCGCAGGCCTCCGACTACGTGAAGAAGCCGATGGAGCCGGAGCAGTTCATCACCGCGGTCCGCAACGCCCTGCAGAAGAAGGGCCTGTCGCAGGACCCGGAGGCGGACCTGCACCGCGCCATCGGCCGCGTCATCCGCGACGCGCGCAAGACGCAGGAGCTCACGCTCAAGCAGCTGGCGCGGCGCACCGGCCTGTCCGTGTCGCTGCTGTCGCAGATCGAGCGCGCCGAGTCCTCGGCGTCCATCTCGTCGCTCTACAAGATCGCCTCCGCGCTGCAGCTGCGCATGGGCGAGCTGTTCGGCGACACCTGA